GTTCGATCGCGTGAGACTGCTCAAGTACATCCACGCGTTTCTGATCGACGGCATCGATTACTTCGGCAAAGAGGACATCGCGCCGCGCGCCGCGAGAAACGTATTTTCGATGAAACACTGACATGCGCACGACGCTGAAACAGACAATCGGCGCGATCGCCGAGGATTGCCGGCGCAACGCGTTCTTCAAGACGCGCTGCGTCGTCGTGTTCTTCCGGATCGCGAACTATCTCGCGTGCCGCAGCAAGCTGACGCTCGCGCTCGGTGCGCCGGTGATCGCGCTTTACATCGTGGTTTGCGACTGGATCATGGGCGTCGAGATTCCGGTCAAGACGAAGATCGGCAAGGGCCTCACGCTGTATCACGGCACGGGGCTCGTCATCAACGGCTATTGCGAGATCGGGGAGCGTTGCGTGGTGCGTCACGGCGTGACGATCGGCAATACGCTGCGGCCGGACGGCTCATACAGCGGCGTGCCGACTGTCGGCGACGACGTCGAGTTCGGTGCGCACAGCATCGCGCTCGGAGAGATTCGGATCGGCCATCGCGCGCGCATCGGCGCAGGCGCCGTGCTGCTGCGGGACGTGCCGGACGGCGGCGTCGCAGTGGGCGTGCCGGCGCGCGTGCTCGAGAAGGAGAAGAGCGCAGCATGAAAGTATTCATCCTCCATCCGGGGAAGGCGAATTACCCGGAAATCGCCGCGTACCGCGACTTTCTCGGCCGGCGCGGCTTCGACGTCCATGAAGGCGACGCGAGCGCATATGCTCGCTTCGGCGACAGGAGCCGCTGCATCCTGTGGTGCATCATGGGCTTCTACCAGTCGCTGCCGCCCGCGCGGTTTGTGATTCATGACTATCGGTCGCTGTCGGTCGGCAGGCTCGCGGCGATCAAGGACACGGTCAAGCGCGCACTGAACGCAAAGCCGGATCTGCGGATCTTCCAGAACGAGCGGATGCGCGGCGCGATGGCGTTCCGCGACGGAATACCTTCGCTGCTGCTGCCGATGGGCGTGCCGGACTGGATCTTCGGGATCGCGAGCGAGCCAGCGGGGGAAGGCCCCACCGGCCGATTCTGCTATATCGGCGAGATGAGCCGCGAGCGCGGCTTTCACAACGTGCTGGCCGCATATCGCGACGCACCGCGCACGACGCGCGATTCGCTCGTGCTCGTCGGGCAGCCCGAGCCGGAAATTTACGACGCGTTCCGGGCCGTCGACGGCATTGCGTTCGTCGGCCGCGTGCCGCAGCGCGACGCGCTGAAGATCGTGCAGCGCTCCGAGTATGCGGTCTGCTACTTCCCGTATCACCGTCCGCACTGCTTTCAGACACCGACGAAGCTGCTCGAATACGCGGCGCTCGGCAAGAAGATCGTCTGCAACGATGCGCCGTCGAACGTCGATGCGGTGACGGCGCTCGGCATTCGTGCGCACGTCACGGGCGCGGCGATATTCGACGAGCTGCTGCCCCTTGCGCAACTGCGCGCGCAACGCAACGATCCCGCGCGGCTGAAGCGCCTGGGATGGACGTCGGTGATCGCGCAATCGGGAGTGCTCGCGCACATCGAGGCGGCATCCTCGCAGCGAGGTGCGCGATGACGATCGACGGCGTCGATACGCAACGTCGCGATGCAGCGGCCGACGGCCGTCCGCGAATGAAGATCGTGCAGATCCTCGAATCGAGCGCGACAGGCACCTTGTTGATGGTGTGCCTGATCGCGAACCGCCTCGCGCGAGACGGACACGACGTGCACGTCGTCTATTCGCTTCGGCCCGACACGCCCGCGGATTTTCACGCGTTGTTCGATGCGACTGTCAAGCTGCGCCACATTCAGATGAAAGGCGTGCCGCTGCTGCCGATGTTGCTCGAGTTGCGACGCACGCTGGTCGGCATCGGGCCGGACATCGTGCATCTGCATTCGTCGTTCGCGGGATTCCTCGGAAGAATCGCGTCGCTTTTCGCGTTGCGCGGCGCCGCGCTTTTCTATAGCCCGCACTGCATCTCGTTCATGCGCCGCGACATCTCGGCGCTCAAGCGATCGGCGTTCGTCGCGCTCGAACGGATCGCGTGCGTGAAGCGATGCCTCTACATCGCGTGCTCGGCCAGCGAGCGCGAAGCGGTGCGCGCGCACTTGCGGCGACCGGCGGTCGTGATCGAGAACGCGGTCGGCGCGATGCCCGAGCGCGACGCCGGCGAGCCGGAAGACGCGCGCGGGTCGGTGTTGCGGATCGTGACGGTCGGCGGCATTCGCGTGCAGAAGAATCCGCAGCTGTTCGCCGAGATCGCGCGCCGCCTGCGCGGCTCGCGCATGCGCTTCACGTGGATCGGCGACGGCGATGCCGCGCTCAAGGCGCAGTTGCGCGACGCGGGCGTCGAGGTTGCAGGCTGGCTCGGCCGCGCCGAAGTCGCCGCGCGATTGCGGCGCATGGACGTGTATTTGTCGACGTCGTCGTGGGAGGGCATGCCCGTGTCGGTCATCGAGGCGATGCTGCTCGGTTTGCCCGTCGTCGCGTCGGCATGCGCGGGAAACGTCGACGTCATACGGCACTTGCAAACCGGCGCGATATTTCGCGGCGCCGACGACGCGGTCGAACTGCTCGCGTCGATCGACCGCGATGCGGCGCTGCGCGCGCGTCTCGCAACCGCGGCGAGTAAGGAAGCACGCGAACGTTTCGGCGAGGCGCGCTTCTTCCGGCAACTGACGCTGGTCTATGCGTCGCGGCTTGCGCGCGCATCATGAGGATTCGCCGTCCCGAACGCGAGCTCGCCGCGCGGAATCGGCGCGTTGCGCGCACGGGACGGTTCATTTGGAGATTTGACCTATGAACGTAGCAATCAGCCCCGGCATCACGGCCGGCAACGACCGGCCTTTCGTGCTGTTCGGCGGGATCAACGTGCTCGAGAGTCTCGACTTCACGCTCGAGGTGTGCAGCGAATACGCCGCGGTGACGCGCAAGCTCGGCATTCCGTTCGTGTTCAAGGCGTCGTTCGACAAGGCGAACCGCTCGTCGATTCATTCGTATCGCGGCGTCGGGCTCGACGAAGGCCTGAAGATTCTCGCCGAGGTGAAGGCGCGCTTCGGCGTGCCGGTGATCACCGACGTGCACGAGGTCGAACAGGCCGCACCCGTCGCCGAAGTCGCCGACGTGCTGCAGGTGCCTGCGTTTCTCGCGCGGCAGACCGATCTCGTCGTCGCGATCGCGAAGGCGGCCAAGCCGGTGAATGTGAAGAAGCCGCAGTTCATGAGCCCGACGCAGGTGAAGCACGTGGTGTCCAAATGTCTCGAAGCCGGCAACGATCGCGTGATGCTGTGCGAGCGCGGCAGCTCGTTCGGTTACGACAATCTCGTCGTCGACATGCTCGGCTTCCGGCAGATGGCCGAGGCGACAGGCGGCTGCCCGGTGATCTTCGACGTCACGCACAGCCTGCAATGCCGCGATCCGCTCGGCGAGGCGTCGGGCGGCCGGCGTCGGCAAGTGCTCGATCTCGCG
Above is a window of Burkholderia thailandensis E264 DNA encoding:
- the kdsA gene encoding 3-deoxy-8-phosphooctulonate synthase produces the protein MNVAISPGITAGNDRPFVLFGGINVLESLDFTLEVCSEYAAVTRKLGIPFVFKASFDKANRSSIHSYRGVGLDEGLKILAEVKARFGVPVITDVHEVEQAAPVAEVADVLQVPAFLARQTDLVVAIAKAAKPVNVKKPQFMSPTQVKHVVSKCLEAGNDRVMLCERGSSFGYDNLVVDMLGFRQMAEATGGCPVIFDVTHSLQCRDPLGEASGGRRRQVLDLARAGVAVGIAGLFVEAHPDPERARCDGPSALPLPLLEGFLSQMKAIDDLVKRMPALDIR
- a CDS encoding glycosyltransferase, translated to MKVFILHPGKANYPEIAAYRDFLGRRGFDVHEGDASAYARFGDRSRCILWCIMGFYQSLPPARFVIHDYRSLSVGRLAAIKDTVKRALNAKPDLRIFQNERMRGAMAFRDGIPSLLLPMGVPDWIFGIASEPAGEGPTGRFCYIGEMSRERGFHNVLAAYRDAPRTTRDSLVLVGQPEPEIYDAFRAVDGIAFVGRVPQRDALKIVQRSEYAVCYFPYHRPHCFQTPTKLLEYAALGKKIVCNDAPSNVDAVTALGIRAHVTGAAIFDELLPLAQLRAQRNDPARLKRLGWTSVIAQSGVLAHIEAASSQRGAR
- a CDS encoding serine O-acetyltransferase — its product is MRTTLKQTIGAIAEDCRRNAFFKTRCVVVFFRIANYLACRSKLTLALGAPVIALYIVVCDWIMGVEIPVKTKIGKGLTLYHGTGLVINGYCEIGERCVVRHGVTIGNTLRPDGSYSGVPTVGDDVEFGAHSIALGEIRIGHRARIGAGAVLLRDVPDGGVAVGVPARVLEKEKSAA
- a CDS encoding glycosyltransferase; this encodes MTIDGVDTQRRDAAADGRPRMKIVQILESSATGTLLMVCLIANRLARDGHDVHVVYSLRPDTPADFHALFDATVKLRHIQMKGVPLLPMLLELRRTLVGIGPDIVHLHSSFAGFLGRIASLFALRGAALFYSPHCISFMRRDISALKRSAFVALERIACVKRCLYIACSASEREAVRAHLRRPAVVIENAVGAMPERDAGEPEDARGSVLRIVTVGGIRVQKNPQLFAEIARRLRGSRMRFTWIGDGDAALKAQLRDAGVEVAGWLGRAEVAARLRRMDVYLSTSSWEGMPVSVIEAMLLGLPVVASACAGNVDVIRHLQTGAIFRGADDAVELLASIDRDAALRARLATAASKEARERFGEARFFRQLTLVYASRLARAS